In the Desulfuromonas sp. DDH964 genome, GAGAGGTCGATGTTGGGCAGGCCGTGCAGGCGGCAGGTCAGCGGCCGGGCGGCGTAAACCAGGCAACGGCCATCGACGCCGAGGAGCGGGCAGGGGGTTTCGTCCCCTTCCGGCATCTCGGTCCACTCGGCGTCCGGCAGGCCGTTGAGCAGATAGGGGGCATTCAGTCCCGGCCACTGCTGTTGCAATTCGACCAGGCGCCGCTGCGCCGCCGTCAGGGCGGGCTGGCGCAGGTTCACGGGCAACCGGTCGAAGGCCTCCTTGAGCAGGAAGGCATCAAGCAGGGTGATATCGAAGAGGCCGCGGCAGCATCCGCTGCAGCCGACCCGGCAGGCAATCTGCCCGGGAACCGCCTGCTGGCAACCGGCAAACCAGCCATCCACCTCGGCCAGCAGCCGGCGATAGTCCTCGATGATCGGCCTTAAGGCATCCATGGGTTGATCCTACGTCGGCAAGTGTCGGCATTTCAAGGTGCGAAACCGGCGAATACTCTTCGCGTTGCCTCCCTCCCGCAGTCACTTGGTGCCAGACGGGATAGCCGGAATAAAAAACCGGCAGCCGTTTTTGGCTGCCGGTCAGGAGTCAGCATGGGTATTACGGTTCAGTGCGGGTAGTGGATGTGATCGACGAAGCTGGTGAAGCCGTAGGCGAGCGCCGAGAGGAGGGCAGTGAGACCGCCGCCGAGCAGGACCGGCACCAGCAGGAACATCTCGCGGAAGTGTTCGGAGATAAAGAGGAGTCCGGCGAGCCAGCCGAGAGAGAGACTGACACCGACCACCACCTTGACCACTTCCTTGTAGATAACGAAGAGCCGCACCAACTGGCGATTGCTCTCCTCGCCATCGGTCATCTCCAGATTCACGTGGCTGGCGACCGCCGTCGAGAAGAGGCGGAAGGTGGCGAACAGACCGCAGAAGAGGAGCAGGGTAAGGAAACTCTGCCGGGCGATCAGATTCGGGGCGGCGACGACCGCCGGGATCTTGCCGACAAAAAGGCCGCCGCTGAAGAGGGCGGCGAGCAGGATCGACTTGTTGTCGCGGCGAACCGCCTGTTTGATTCTCTGCAGCATGGGATTCTCCACCTCTGGTTTTAGCCCCGTCGGGGCCCAGCCAATCGGAAGGATAAATGCTGGAGAGATTTTGCCACAGCAGCTTTGCAAGTTCCACCATTTTTTCGTTAAATTCCATATAGTTGAGAAATTTTAATGTTAATAGTTATTCATTTTACCCCCTTTGACAGCGAACACTTTTCCGCCATACTTTCGGCGAGGGGCTTGAGGAAAGGGTTTGGGTTCTCTTTTTCGGGGAGGTGACGATGCCACAGGAATATACCCTGCAGGAAGCGCTCTGGGAGGCCATCCACGCCAAGAAAAACCTGCGTGACTTCTACCGCAAGGCGGCCGAGATCACGGAAAACCCGGCCGGTCGCAAGGTCTTCGTCCGCCTCGCCAGTGAGGTCGAGGAGAATATCGGCAAATTTTTTTCCCATTACCGCCGGGGTGATCTCGGCGATCTCAGGGATTTTCTGGCTGCCCCGCCCCATCCCGACTCGGTGATGCTGGTCGAACTCGACCGCGCCCTCGACAAGGATATCCACGAACGTCGGGCCCGGGAACTGGCGCTGCGCGAAGAGGCCGACCTGGAGAAAACCTTTCGCCTCACTGCCGCGCGCATCATCGACCCGACCGCCCGCGGCGTCTTCCTTGAGGTCGCCGAGGACGCCCGCCGCCACTATGCGGTGATCGAGTCGGAATATGCCCACACCATGGGGATGGTCCACGAGACCGATATCGATACCTACGTGCGGGAATAGTTCACCAGCCGCAGAGCCGGCGCCGCAGAGCGAGAACCGTCCCTTCCGCCACCCGGTGGGGGAGGGGCGGCAACGCCGGCAGCGGCAGCCGGGCGCTGCCGGCGAAGGGGGTCGCTGCCAG is a window encoding:
- a CDS encoding YkgJ family cysteine cluster protein, yielding MDALRPIIEDYRRLLAEVDGWFAGCQQAVPGQIACRVGCSGCCRGLFDITLLDAFLLKEAFDRLPVNLRQPALTAAQRRLVELQQQWPGLNAPYLLNGLPDAEWTEMPEGDETPCPLLGVDGRCLVYAARPLTCRLHGLPNIDLSGESFADSCCTLNYVNADPVADPRLRWSFRAAFGREIELFRRFARQLTGRDWVELDTFIPTTLLIDFGAIDWRQVEPEDPR
- a CDS encoding ferritin family protein, which translates into the protein MPQEYTLQEALWEAIHAKKNLRDFYRKAAEITENPAGRKVFVRLASEVEENIGKFFSHYRRGDLGDLRDFLAAPPHPDSVMLVELDRALDKDIHERRARELALREEADLEKTFRLTAARIIDPTARGVFLEVAEDARRHYAVIESEYAHTMGMVHETDIDTYVRE